One window from the genome of Nicotiana sylvestris chromosome 9, ASM39365v2, whole genome shotgun sequence encodes:
- the LOC138878323 gene encoding uncharacterized protein, translating to MAGKELDASVIDPPKVVEESEFGLKEEAFQSQDNLYYAPEPTFNVLDHYSYTPHVELPVETKKPPKNTEQEEIFRKVKSLEQSLRNMQGLGGQVIVAYKDLCLFPDAFARHFHYNIEIVPDRLSLNKIEKKRSESFREYSFRWREQAARVNPLMEEDEMVEYFLQALEPTYFGHLISAIGKSFNEVVKMGGMVEDGIKLSKIMSYSAIKATTQAIQNCTGGVLGKKKKKDVAMIEVQRPEAPNINQNPLPANAETHIIEIVHKDGEPKKTSKYVMTIRASESKPIKMPIVTKATSSIAKELTDKLNDKPFVVVVKRFPDNVEAKQGKPNVIVPGVASKPVIIMEGARIAPVINKPVTQLPIDDTKVIPCNYKRVIVTYKGKEVEEEVNETRGLTRSGRCFALEELRKAKPLKYSSILVKKPVTKEEAEEFLRKIKVQYYSIVEQLRKAPAQISLLSSLIHTDEHRRALMKILNEAHVPDKITVNNLEKISNKIFEVNRITFSDDELPLEGTEHNRALYLVVKCTDSMVTRVLVDNGFSANICPLYSAQVEN from the exons ATGGCTGGAAAAGAATTGGACGCAAGTGTTATCGACCCACCGAAAGTGGTGGAGGAATCTGAGTTTGGTTTGAAAGAAGAG GCATTCCAATCCCAAGATAACCTGTACTATGCCCCAGAGCCCACCTTCAATGTCCTAGATCACTACTCATACACTCCCCACGTCGAACTTCCTGTCGAAACTaagaagccacccaaaaacaCAGAGCAAGAGGAGATATTTAGGAAGGTAAAGAGCTTGGAGCAGTCActgagaaatatgcaagggttagggGGCCAAGTGATTGTGGCTTATAAGGATCTGTGCTTGTTTCCTGAT GCTTTTGCTCGGCATTTCCATTACAACATAGAGATTGTCCCAGATCGCCTATCTTTGAATAAGATAGAGAAAAAGCGCagtgagagtttcagggagtatagtttccgatggagagaacaggctgCACGAGTCAACCCTCTAATGGAGGAAGATGAAATGGTAGAGTACTTTCTTCAGGCCttagagcctacttactttggtcatttgatctcggccataggtaagtctttcaatgaagtggtgaagatgggaggaaTGGTAGAGGATGGAATCAAATtgagcaagatcatgagttactctGCCATCAAAGCAACTACACAAGCAATCCAGAATTGCACCGGGGGCGTgttagggaaaaagaagaaaaaagatgttgctaTG ATTGAGGTCCAAAGGCCGGAAGCGcccaacatcaatcaaaatccattGCCAGCCAATGCCGAAACACACATTATTGAGATAGTGCACAAAGATGGAGAGCCCAAGAAGACTTCAAAGTATGTCATGACGATCCGTGCCAGTGAAAGTAAACCAATCAAAATGCCAATTGTTACAAAAGCAACATCATCGATAGCTAAAGAGCTGACAGACAAACTAAATGATAAGCCGTTTGTGGTAGTCGTGAAGAGGTTCCCAGATAATGTTGAAGCAAAACAAGGAAAGCCAAACGTGATCGTGCCGGGGGTAGCAAGTAAGCCTGTTATAATCATGGAAGGGGCTCGCATTGCCCCTGTTATTAATAAACCTGTGACCCAGCTGCCGATAGATGACACCAAGGTTATTCCATGTAATTACAAGCGAGTGATAGTAACTTATAAAGGgaaagaagtggaagaggaaGTTAATGAAACCCGAGGGttgactcgttcggggagatgcttcgCCCTAGAGGAATTAAGGAAAGCTAAGCCACTCAAATATAGTTCGATTCTAGTGAAGAAACCAGTCACCAAAGaggaggcggaagaatttttgagaaaaataaaggTGCAGTATTACTCCATAGTGGAACAATTGAGGAAGGCCCCCGCTCAGATTTCTCTTTTATCGTCGCTGATACATACAGATGAGCACCGCCGAGCCCTcatgaaaattctgaatgaagctcatgtccctGATAAGATCACAGTAAACAATTTGGAGAAGATTTCCAACAAGATATTCGAGGTGAACAGGATCACCTTCTCGGATGATGAGTTGCCTTTGGAGGGCACGGAACACAATCGGGCTCTCTATCTCGTAGTTAAATGCACAGATTCTATGGTCACGAGGGTGCTAGTTGACAATGGTTTtagtgcaaacatttgccctctctacTCTGCACAAGTTGAAAATTGA